Proteins encoded in a region of the Vicia villosa cultivar HV-30 ecotype Madison, WI linkage group LG5, Vvil1.0, whole genome shotgun sequence genome:
- the LOC131604773 gene encoding uncharacterized protein LOC131604773, with translation MVVDTPAKESVTTSLVCLKCPVSIFDRDFVVDFVCLSLRGLDVIFSMNWLEYNHGHINCYDKSVKFFTPEEEGVELLSARQLRLLMKEEVKVFALVASLSIENQAIIDELQVVR, from the coding sequence ATGGTCGTCGATACTCCAGCTAAGGaatcggtgactacttctcttgtgtgtttaAAGTGTCCCGTGTCGATTTTCGACAGAGACTTTGTTGTTGATTTCGTTTGCTTGtcgttgagaggtttggatgtgattTTTAGTATGAACTGGTTAGAGTATAACCATGGTCATATTAATTGTTATGACAAATCGGTGAAGTTCTTTACTCCTGAAGAAGAAGGTGTTGAATTGTTGTCTGCTAGACAGTTGCGCCTGTTGATGAAAGAAGAAGTGAAAGTGTTCGCGTTGGTGGCATCGTTGTCTATTGAGAATCAAGCTATAATAGATGAGTTGCAAGTGGTGCGAtaa